A region of Streptomyces halobius DNA encodes the following proteins:
- a CDS encoding NACHT domain-containing protein, translated as MDGGTVGLRIASAVVVPLLRRLLLPPARVPGAEFGDRPIPLRRLLSFAREHRTLTEDDLHILARELVRRAVRAAGPHDPPVGADEHDAVGQALTRTLHALGDLDMDDVHAFALGPERLAAALSGSAGPDTRRLLSDDAARFHDRLLETACVHLVRFFSQQPGFAARAQIEQSREIREQSEKLDVMLQRLPDSSLRDARFEEEYARYVVECHGRLTIYGVDLREPDGQDWPLETAYLSLEAMPYRGGADPVPVVNGEPGADRDTEAERAAGPAEAVLASHDRVLLRGVAGTGKTTLVQWLALTTAQQDRVPGGLSQLLGRVPFVLPLRTLARKDAELPMPEDFLRWIGCPLVGTQPDGWAARVLQHGRGVLLFDGADEIPKDDRIRVRAWLRKLMAVFPGNLWLLTTRPSALERGWLGREGFQEFTLAAMRPSDMKRFIRRWHTAAGASEELGESLTLSLRSSPELSRLATNPLMCGLICALHRERRGFLPQGRASLYEAALSMLLERRDLEREVYGRGRRPELDEKAATEPLQRLAYWLIRNERTQLDWPDAVDVVRRLQPSVPRLAEVGTAEEALQLLLERSGLLREPATGAVNFIHRTFQDFLGAKAVLEERDIGMLVNNAHLDQWEDVVQMAVAQARHQERADLLTRLRERGDREKDAAVQARLRLLALASLEQATRLEPTVREAIEDRAARMLPPRSLREARSLARTGPLLLGLLPAAKDLTGDEELATVHAICQIGGDAAIPRLREFLRTHQPAVRAQLLDHWDRFDTEGYAEEIVRPLLAAAPDEAVTVRSRAELHALRSMSGYQRVGLHGDFSPEEIRTSLDPRRLRELRLRNTLQLEDLDLLAAFPELETLVLEGCRNVKDPTPLTRLPRLERLELRDLPRFEPLLKLADCPRLEGLLVGPEVPWRGLPDLPRAAELRLLSLPPAAAQLAGVVACRGLEQLRLQDASERLTPDEWGSLIGELPNLRTLTLSPQQLSMLLFAPRTQIPQVTHLDVRARAGSPVPLRRIALRLPGLEEIRLSQVAELDLASLAGLRRLRRVRLAYPGEIRGADALPESVELDIYPHP; from the coding sequence GTGGACGGCGGCACGGTGGGGCTGCGGATCGCATCGGCGGTGGTCGTACCGCTGCTCAGGCGTCTGCTGCTGCCGCCCGCGCGGGTGCCGGGGGCGGAGTTCGGCGACCGTCCGATTCCCCTCCGGCGGCTGCTGTCCTTCGCCAGGGAACACCGCACCCTCACCGAGGACGATCTGCACATTCTCGCCCGCGAGCTGGTCCGCCGCGCCGTACGGGCCGCCGGGCCGCACGATCCGCCGGTCGGCGCCGATGAGCACGACGCCGTCGGACAGGCGCTGACCCGCACCCTGCACGCTCTCGGCGATCTCGACATGGACGATGTGCACGCCTTCGCGCTCGGCCCCGAGCGGCTGGCCGCGGCGCTGTCCGGGAGCGCGGGCCCTGACACCCGACGGCTGCTCAGCGATGACGCCGCACGCTTCCACGACCGGCTCCTGGAGACGGCCTGCGTTCATCTCGTGCGCTTCTTCAGCCAGCAGCCGGGGTTCGCGGCCCGCGCCCAGATCGAGCAGAGCCGCGAAATCCGGGAGCAGAGCGAGAAGCTGGACGTGATGCTGCAGCGGCTGCCGGACAGCTCCCTCCGGGACGCGCGGTTCGAGGAGGAGTACGCCCGCTACGTCGTCGAGTGCCACGGCAGGCTCACGATCTACGGTGTCGATCTGCGGGAACCGGACGGCCAGGACTGGCCGTTGGAGACCGCGTATCTGAGCCTGGAGGCCATGCCGTACCGCGGTGGGGCCGATCCGGTGCCGGTGGTGAACGGCGAGCCGGGCGCCGACCGGGACACCGAGGCCGAGCGGGCCGCGGGCCCGGCCGAGGCGGTCCTCGCCAGCCACGACCGGGTGCTCCTGCGCGGGGTGGCGGGCACCGGCAAGACGACCCTGGTGCAGTGGCTGGCGCTGACCACGGCGCAGCAGGACCGGGTGCCCGGTGGCCTGTCGCAGCTGCTCGGGCGCGTCCCCTTCGTCCTGCCGTTGCGCACGTTGGCGCGCAAGGACGCCGAACTGCCGATGCCCGAGGACTTCCTGCGCTGGATCGGCTGTCCGCTGGTGGGCACCCAGCCCGACGGCTGGGCGGCGCGGGTGCTGCAGCACGGGCGCGGTGTGCTGCTGTTCGACGGGGCGGACGAGATCCCGAAGGACGACCGGATCCGCGTCCGGGCCTGGCTCAGGAAGCTGATGGCCGTCTTCCCCGGCAACCTGTGGCTGCTCACCACCCGTCCCTCGGCGCTGGAGCGGGGCTGGCTGGGGCGCGAGGGCTTCCAGGAGTTCACGCTCGCCGCGATGCGGCCGTCCGACATGAAGCGGTTCATCCGGCGCTGGCACACGGCGGCGGGCGCTTCGGAAGAGCTCGGCGAGTCACTGACGCTGTCGCTGCGCAGCAGCCCCGAGTTGAGCCGTCTGGCGACCAATCCGCTGATGTGCGGGCTGATCTGCGCCCTGCACCGGGAGCGCCGTGGTTTTCTGCCCCAGGGCCGTGCCTCCCTGTACGAGGCGGCGCTCTCCATGCTGCTGGAACGCCGTGATCTGGAGCGCGAGGTGTACGGCCGCGGCCGCAGGCCGGAGCTGGACGAGAAGGCGGCCACGGAGCCACTGCAGAGGCTGGCGTACTGGCTGATCCGCAATGAGCGCACACAACTGGACTGGCCGGACGCGGTGGACGTGGTGCGCCGGCTGCAGCCGTCGGTGCCCCGCCTCGCCGAGGTCGGGACGGCGGAGGAGGCACTGCAACTCCTCCTGGAGCGGTCCGGCCTGCTGCGCGAACCGGCCACCGGCGCCGTCAACTTCATCCACCGCACGTTCCAGGATTTCCTCGGCGCCAAGGCGGTGCTGGAGGAGCGCGATATCGGCATGCTGGTGAACAACGCGCATTTGGACCAGTGGGAGGACGTGGTGCAGATGGCCGTCGCCCAGGCCCGCCACCAGGAGCGCGCCGACCTGCTGACCCGCCTGCGGGAACGGGGGGACCGGGAGAAGGACGCCGCGGTGCAGGCCAGGCTGCGGCTCCTGGCGCTCGCCTCCCTCGAACAGGCCACCCGCCTGGAGCCGACGGTGCGCGAGGCCATCGAGGACCGGGCCGCGCGGATGCTGCCGCCGCGCAGCCTGCGCGAGGCCAGGTCACTGGCGCGTACGGGGCCCCTGCTGCTCGGTCTGCTGCCCGCGGCGAAGGATCTGACGGGCGACGAGGAGCTGGCCACCGTCCATGCGATCTGCCAGATCGGCGGGGACGCCGCCATCCCCCGGCTCCGGGAGTTCCTGCGCACCCACCAGCCCGCCGTGCGCGCTCAGCTCCTCGACCACTGGGACCGGTTCGACACGGAGGGGTACGCCGAGGAGATTGTGCGCCCTCTCCTCGCGGCGGCGCCCGACGAGGCGGTCACGGTGCGCTCGCGGGCCGAGCTGCACGCCCTGCGCTCCATGTCCGGGTACCAACGCGTGGGTCTTCACGGCGATTTCAGCCCGGAGGAGATCCGTACCTCGCTCGATCCGCGCCGGCTGCGTGAGCTGCGGCTGCGCAACACCCTGCAGCTGGAGGATCTCGATCTGCTCGCCGCCTTCCCCGAGCTGGAAACGCTCGTCCTGGAAGGATGCCGGAACGTCAAGGATCCGACGCCCCTGACCAGGCTGCCGCGCCTGGAACGGCTGGAACTGCGGGATCTCCCCCGGTTCGAGCCGCTGCTGAAGCTGGCGGACTGCCCGCGGCTGGAGGGGCTGCTCGTCGGGCCGGAGGTGCCCTGGCGTGGACTGCCCGACCTGCCCCGCGCCGCCGAGCTGCGGCTGCTGTCCCTGCCGCCGGCGGCGGCGCAGCTCGCGGGCGTCGTGGCGTGCCGGGGCCTTGAGCAGCTGCGACTGCAGGACGCGAGCGAGCGCCTGACGCCGGACGAATGGGGGTCGCTGATCGGCGAGTTGCCGAATCTGCGCACACTGACCCTCTCCCCTCAGCAACTGAGCATGCTGCTGTTCGCCCCGCGCACCCAGATCCCTCAGGTCACCCACCTGGATGTGCGGGCCAGGGCCGGTTCCCCGGTGCCGTTGCGCCGGATCGCCCTGCGCCTGCCGGGACTTGAGGAGATCCGTCTCTCACAGGTCGCGGAGCTCGATCTGGCTTCCCTCGCCGGGCTGCGCCGCCTGCGCCGGGTACGGCTCGCCTATCCCGGCGAGATCCGCGGGGCGGACGCGCTTCCGGAGAGCGTCGAACTCGACATCTATCCGCACCCCTGA